The following is a genomic window from Fusibacter sp. A1.
TTGTTCTTTTCTTCGAATTTTGACAAAGTCATCATGATGCCTGTGGAAGGCGCCATGGGGTATGCCGAAAAGAACCGAAGCCCGGCGCTCATGGCGCCAAGCGCCACTGCCTGGTTGCCGTTAAGGCGCATGGTGCGTTCGTCTTTATAGCTTTCTAGTGTGTATTTGTTTGTCGTGTTTGTGTATCCTATCCTTACCGCGTTTTTATTGTTTTGGTTTGTGGATTCTCCCCACTTTTTCATTTCGACCCGGTCGATGGAAGACTCGTCGATGCCAAAAATCTTGAAAAGCGCCCCCAAGGCCATCATCGGGAATGATTTTTTGTCGATTGCAGCACCTTGGGGCAATACAGAATCTATGACCATTTCGTTTGAATGTCCTTGTTTAAAGCGTTCGTACGTCAAAATCGTAGCGTCCGGCTTTAAGTGATCTAAAATGCCATATGCGTTTTGATCGAGCGCGATAAGCACATCGGCTTTTTCTTCTATCATGTTCACCGGCTCATCCGAAAAGGTCACTGTTGTAAAGTTGAATCCGCCTCTTATCCGTGACATGTAGTTCTTATAGGACAGCAGGTGGTAGCCTTTTTGCTTGAGTGTCGTTTCAAAAAAGTAAGCCAGCGTATTAAGGCCTAACCCCGCTGCCCCCGACAGTATAACCGTCTTTTTCACTTCATTCACCTCGTTTTTCAATTGTTATGCATCAGATTATCAATCGTGTAATTGATAATCATTATTAGTTACCTATATGGTAGTCCTATTAGCCTGATACGTCAATAGATGGATGGAAAGAAAGATGTTAAGAGATGGTAAAGGGTGTTCTATTGTAAAACCACACTAAGGAGTATGTAATTGCAAGGCTTCATTCACCAAATCGACACCCCAGTATGCCTACTCTCTCACTAGCCATACCTTCTTTTAAGGCGCTTCGCTTCAAATGCAAGGCAAACATAACTCACCTAAACTGCATTACTTGCATTTAAAGCGAAGCGCCTTAAGGTACATGTTCAGATGAAATTGGACCATTGCTGCGATTGGAATAAAGGGAGGGTAGACATGAAGCCTACCCGTACAAGGACGTAAAAAGCTGTGCAGTTGTAGGGGTAGGCTTTATGTCTACCCGTGTTTTGCGGTTTAAGAGGGCTACCACAAGGTCAAAGAACGTAGTTTCTTCTAAAGGCTACTACGCGGGGTGGGGCATGTGTGGCAAAAACGAAAAAAAGCCCTTGCGGGATTTTTTTCTTGGTTGAGAAATAAAGCAAATTGTCGAGGAGAGTAGACATAAGTGAAATCAACTTGATGTCTATCATGCTTCTATTATAGATTCTCCACTTCATTTTTCAAAGCGTTTAAGGTCATATTTAAGATAGATTTAAGGTTTCGAGCAATATTTTCCAGTTGAACTATAACTCAAAATGTTCCTTGTCGAAGTACTCCGAAAAGGCTACGTCGCGTCCTCTTCTTTTAAAGCCCAGTATGGCGTCAAGATGCACGTTCTGTGTCGATTTTAGGATCGACTTGCCCACATCGGGATGCACGACCTTTAAGGTTTTGATCAGTTCTTTCATTTCTCGGCGTTTGCTCGATGTTTTCTCAGCAGCAACCACGCATCCGCAGTTCATCGCGTTGATGCCGTTATAAGAAGCCCAGTGTTTGATGTTGTCTTCTTCGACATAGTACATGGGACGGATCAGTTCCATGCCTTCAAAGTTCTGGCTGTTGAGCCTTGGCATCATGGTCATGTATGTACCTGCGTACAGCACGTTCATCAGTACTGTTTCTATCACATCGTCAAAGTGATGGCCAAGGGCCAGCTTGTTCGCTCCAAGCGATTTGGCCTTCTCGTATAGCGAACCACG
Proteins encoded in this region:
- a CDS encoding ATP-binding protein, encoding MNKLQGSGCELLIPEHELRPNAEIERSIIKKFRKDIWRKFILALQDFELIKEGDHVAVGVSGGKDSLLLSKLLQEVQKHGSVGFKLSFIAMDPGFHEINRELLLNNCKHMEIPVDMYESHIFDVVDDVASEYPCYLCARMRRGSLYEKAKSLGANKLALGHHFDDVIETVLMNVLYAGTYMTMMPRLNSQNFEGMELIRPMYYVEEDNIKHWASYNGINAMNCGCVVAAEKTSSKRREMKELIKTLKVVHPDVGKSILKSTQNVHLDAILGFKRRGRDVAFSEYFDKEHFEL